The following proteins come from a genomic window of Dermacentor albipictus isolate Rhodes 1998 colony chromosome 8, USDA_Dalb.pri_finalv2, whole genome shotgun sequence:
- the LOC135896147 gene encoding uncharacterized protein, whose product MAWHVSLAWLVAVSCFAATGEPVRLPQFVAPTGVEQGERQYKSVLAKIPEYGACWSEAVARLERGCDELTEELQGRLALAFTSCFLEKMGQPPIRCPDSQPLSRCPALAQFLEKPLATSYTQFFTHTQVICAFLRSRKWQAEAARTITELGASSVRATAELRRAAETQAQLVRRQQQMFANTEHLRQELVSAHSTLREHREMLDTSLLRLSYVQAFFVDQFATLHSLGYYAIAVVLAFLMTASKRTAGARPWLLLLFLVNLLAERLIVKWASLDAIDRSAPLASDSPLGVHIGLCRRLVSLLALCVYLYQLYTFRDLATLNNQLLLDLQAEMRNLRTSQSPLGSPRQEQDPRTATMWRPPEESAFRWFPLSGAAAACLFTNHTERDSSDSSTESSESEESDAGMWSLDDWDDDDDDDGNDSSDEYVRFSDDCNSRVTNSPTAEPETKDSASPNTERDSNAQPNRVASSATYAAQSERGSPSMLATLATSLARATRPWSVASPESTAVPSGGRYNLRPRRSLNSSSDLLPPPPSGSPSRRRRRDLALPSQAVERAAILSSDED is encoded by the exons ATGGCTTGGCACGTCTCTCTAGCGTGGTTAGTAGCAGTGTCCTGCTTCGCGGCCACGGGTGAGCCTGTCAGACTACCGCAGTTCGTGGCGCCAACCGGTGTAGAACAAGGCGAACGTCAGTACAAATCCGTGCTGGCGAAGATACCCGAGTACGGCGCGTGCTGGAGTGAAGCGGTCGCACGGCTGGAACGGGGCTGTGACGAGCTCACCGAGGAGTTGCAG GGTCGGCTTGCACTGGCCTTCACAAGCTGCTTCCTGGAGAAGATGGGCCAGCCGCCGATTCGGTGTCCCGACTCTCAGCCACTGTCGCGCTGCCCAGCTCTGGCCCAATTCCTCGAAAAGCCTCTGGCCACCTCGTACACCCAGTTCTTCACCCACACGCAG GTGATATGCGCATTCCTGCGCAGCCGTAAATGGCAGGCGGAGGCGGCACGCACCATCACCGAGCTGGGTGCGTCCAGCGTGCGCGCCACAGCCGAGCTGAGACGCGCGGCCGAAACCCAGGCGCAGCtggtgcggcggcagcagcagatGTTTGCTAACACTGAGCACCTCAGGCAGGAGCTGGTCAGCGCACACTCAACGCTCCGCGAGCACCGGGAGATGCTGGACACGAGCCTGCTTCGCCTGTCCTACGTGCAG GCATTCTTTGTGGACCAGTTTGCGACGCTGCACTCGCTGGGATACTACGCCATCGCGGTGGTCCTGGCCTTCCTCATGACGGCCTCCAAGCGCACGGCTGGTGCCCGCCCCTGGCTGCTCCTGCTCTTCCTGGTTAATCTGCTGGCTGAGCGGTTGATTGTCAAGTGGGCCTCGCTGGACGCTATTGACCGGTCTGCGCCACTGGCGTCGGAT AGCCCCTTGGGCGTTCACATTGGTCTGTGCCGCCGCCTCGTCTCCCTGTTGGCCCTGTGCGTATACCTGTATCAGCTGTACACGTTCCGTGACTTGGCCACGCTCAACAATCAGTTGCTGCTGGACCTGCAGGCCGAAATGCGAAACCTGCGCACTTCCCAATCACCCTTGGGTAGCCCCCGGCAGGAGCAGGACCCCCGAACTG CCACCATGTGGAGACCACCCGAGGAAAGTGCGTTTCGCTGGTTTCCGCTgagcggtgccgctgctgcctgCTTATTCACGAACCACACAG AAAGAGACTCGTCAGACTCGTCAACAGAATCATCAGAATCGGAGGAGTCCGATGCTGGCATGTGGTCCCTCGACGATtgggacgacgacgatgacgacgatggcaaTGACAGCAGCGATGAGTATGTCCGCTTCAGTGATGACTGCAACAGTCGTGTGACTAATAGTCCAACTGCGGAACCAGAAACCAAGGACAGTGCTAGCCCAAATACCGAGCGGGACTCAAATGCACAGCCGAACAGGGTGGCCAGCAGTGCGACCTATGCAGCACAGTCGGAACGGGGGAGCCCATCAATGCTTGCGACCCTGGCCACATCATTGGCACGG GCGACGCGACCATGGTCAGTGGCATCGCCCGAATCGACTGCGGTGCCTAGCGGCGGCCGCTACAACctccggccgcggcggtcgctcAATTCGTCCAGCGACCTGCTACCGCCGCCACCCTCCGGGTCACCgagtcgacgacgacgacgggacTTGGCTCTCCCCAGTCAAGCCGTCGAACGGGCCGCCATCCTTTCGTCGGACGAAGATTAA